A stretch of the Bradyrhizobium sp. CCBAU 53351 genome encodes the following:
- a CDS encoding efflux RND transporter permease subunit, which produces MALNISAWSIRNPLPSVVFSIILLILGWVSFTKLAVTRLPSADIPVISVVVSQFGAAPAELESQVTKTVEDAVSGVEGVRHITSQITDGVSVTTIQFALETNTDRALNDVKDAVTRVRSNLPQNVTEPLIQRVDVIGLPIVTYAAISPGKTPEQLSYFVDDVVKRALQGVRGVAQVERIGGVEREILVSLDPDRLQAMGLTAVNVSQSLRGTNVDVAGGRAEIGKNDQAIRTLAGAKTLSDLAGTMIPLFGGGEVRLDDLGTVTDTIADRRTFARFNGEPIVALGIKRSKGASDVKVAEAVQKRVDALKASYPDVDLKVIDTSVEYTNGNYHAAISTLFEGAILAVVIVLLFLRDLRATIIAAISLPLSIFPAFWAMDLLGFSLNLVSFLAITLSTGILVDDAIVEIENIVRHMNMGKSPYRAALEAADEIGLAVIAISLTIIAIFAPASFMSGIAGQFFKQFGITVSVQVFFSLLAARFVTPVLAAYFLKHGHHEEPPPGRILRSYHRIVAWSVRHYFITVLIGFGVFAASIWSITLLPQGFLPAQDSARSLMALELPPGTQLAYTEKVTEDIVARLRKRPEVKSIFVDGGRVPPGTQEVRRAALIINYTPKDARDITQRELEFSISQELENIPDIRFWFLDENGLRAISLVVTGVDANIVNNFASELATQMKRIPTISNVISETTLERPELRVEPRADLAARLGVSTESLSQTIRVATIGDVGPALAKFDVGDRLVPIRVQLEDAARGNLKTLEQLRVPLGEHGEKGGVPLSVIADVKLDQGPTSINRYDRERQATVAADLVGSAALGDATKKIYDLPVMKSRPKGVKVSPSGDAESLNELSDGFATAITAGLMMVYAVLVLLFGTFLQPITILFSLPLSIGGAIAALLLTGKQLTTPVWIGILMLMGIVTKNAIMLVEFAIEAIHAGKPRDEAMIDAGMKRARPIVMTTIAMAAGMMPSALAVGAGGEFRSPMALAVIGGLIFSTILSLVFVPAMFMVMDDFGALIWRFAKRLIVHSEDAEVTGHHGAAPAEAGPAPKTIVHPAAE; this is translated from the coding sequence ATGGCTCTCAATATCTCGGCTTGGTCGATCCGCAATCCGCTGCCGTCGGTCGTCTTCTCGATCATCCTGCTGATTCTCGGCTGGGTCTCCTTCACCAAGCTCGCGGTGACACGGCTGCCGTCGGCCGACATTCCCGTGATCTCGGTCGTGGTCTCGCAATTCGGCGCGGCACCCGCCGAGCTTGAATCCCAGGTCACCAAGACGGTCGAAGACGCGGTCTCCGGCGTCGAAGGCGTGCGGCACATCACCTCACAGATCACCGACGGCGTGTCGGTCACCACGATCCAGTTTGCGCTGGAGACCAACACCGACCGCGCCCTGAACGACGTCAAGGACGCGGTGACGCGCGTGCGCTCCAACCTGCCGCAGAACGTCACCGAGCCGCTGATTCAGCGCGTCGACGTGATCGGCCTGCCGATCGTCACCTACGCCGCGATCTCGCCCGGCAAGACGCCGGAGCAGCTCTCGTACTTCGTCGACGACGTGGTCAAGCGCGCGCTGCAAGGCGTGCGCGGCGTCGCGCAGGTCGAGCGCATCGGCGGTGTCGAGCGCGAGATTCTCGTCTCGCTCGACCCCGACCGCCTGCAGGCGATGGGGCTGACCGCGGTCAATGTCAGCCAGAGCCTGCGCGGCACCAATGTCGACGTCGCCGGCGGCCGCGCCGAGATCGGCAAGAACGACCAGGCGATCCGCACGCTCGCGGGCGCCAAGACGCTGAGCGACCTCGCCGGCACCATGATCCCGCTGTTCGGCGGCGGCGAGGTCCGGCTCGACGATCTCGGCACCGTCACCGACACCATCGCGGACCGCCGCACCTTCGCCCGCTTCAACGGCGAGCCGATCGTCGCGCTCGGCATCAAGCGCTCCAAGGGCGCCAGCGACGTCAAGGTGGCCGAGGCCGTGCAGAAGCGCGTCGACGCGCTCAAGGCATCCTATCCCGACGTCGACCTGAAGGTGATCGACACCTCGGTCGAATACACCAACGGCAATTACCACGCGGCGATCTCGACCCTGTTCGAGGGCGCCATCCTCGCCGTCGTCATCGTGCTGTTGTTCCTGCGGGACCTGCGCGCCACCATCATTGCCGCGATCTCGCTGCCGCTGTCGATCTTCCCGGCGTTCTGGGCGATGGACCTGCTCGGCTTCTCGCTGAACCTCGTCAGCTTCCTCGCCATCACGTTGTCGACGGGTATCCTGGTCGACGACGCCATCGTCGAGATCGAGAACATCGTCCGGCACATGAACATGGGCAAATCGCCCTATCGCGCCGCGCTCGAGGCCGCCGACGAGATCGGCCTCGCCGTGATCGCGATCTCGCTGACCATCATCGCGATCTTCGCGCCCGCGAGCTTCATGTCGGGCATCGCCGGACAGTTCTTCAAGCAGTTCGGCATCACCGTCTCGGTGCAGGTGTTCTTCTCACTGCTCGCCGCGCGCTTCGTCACGCCGGTGCTGGCCGCCTACTTCCTCAAGCATGGCCATCACGAGGAGCCGCCGCCCGGGCGCATCCTGCGGTCCTATCACCGCATCGTCGCCTGGTCGGTGAGACACTATTTCATCACGGTGCTGATCGGTTTCGGCGTGTTCGCCGCCTCGATCTGGAGCATCACGCTGCTGCCGCAGGGCTTCCTGCCGGCGCAGGACAGCGCGCGTTCGCTGATGGCCCTCGAATTGCCGCCGGGCACCCAGCTCGCCTACACCGAAAAGGTCACCGAGGACATCGTCGCGCGCCTGCGCAAACGGCCCGAGGTGAAGAGCATCTTCGTCGACGGCGGGCGCGTCCCGCCGGGTACGCAAGAAGTCCGGCGCGCCGCACTGATCATCAACTACACGCCCAAGGATGCCCGCGACATCACCCAGCGCGAGCTGGAGTTCTCGATCAGCCAGGAACTGGAGAACATCCCCGACATCCGCTTCTGGTTCCTCGACGAGAACGGCCTGCGCGCCATCTCGCTGGTCGTGACAGGCGTCGACGCCAACATCGTCAACAACTTCGCGAGCGAGCTCGCGACGCAGATGAAGCGGATTCCGACCATCTCCAACGTGATCTCGGAAACCACGCTGGAGCGGCCCGAGTTGCGCGTCGAGCCGCGCGCCGATCTCGCCGCGCGGCTCGGCGTCTCGACCGAAAGCCTGTCGCAGACCATCCGCGTCGCCACCATCGGCGATGTCGGGCCCGCGCTCGCCAAATTCGACGTCGGCGACCGCCTGGTGCCGATCCGCGTGCAGCTCGAGGACGCCGCCCGCGGCAATCTGAAGACGCTGGAGCAGCTCCGCGTGCCGCTCGGCGAGCATGGCGAGAAGGGCGGCGTGCCGCTCTCGGTCATCGCCGACGTCAAGCTCGACCAGGGTCCGACCAGCATCAACCGCTACGACCGCGAGCGGCAGGCGACGGTCGCCGCCGATCTCGTCGGCTCGGCCGCGCTCGGCGACGCCACCAAGAAGATCTACGATCTGCCGGTGATGAAGAGCCGGCCAAAGGGCGTGAAGGTCTCGCCCTCCGGCGACGCCGAGAGCCTGAACGAGCTGTCCGACGGCTTCGCCACCGCGATCACGGCCGGCCTGATGATGGTCTACGCGGTGCTGGTGCTGCTGTTCGGCACCTTCCTGCAGCCGATCACCATCCTGTTCTCGCTGCCGCTCTCGATCGGCGGCGCCATCGCGGCTCTGCTCCTCACCGGCAAGCAGCTCACCACGCCGGTGTGGATCGGCATCCTGATGCTGATGGGCATCGTCACCAAGAACGCGATCATGCTGGTGGAGTTCGCGATCGAAGCCATTCACGCCGGCAAGCCGCGCGACGAGGCTATGATCGACGCCGGCATGAAGCGCGCCCGCCCGATCGTGATGACCACGATCGCGATGGCCGCGGGCATGATGCCGAGCGCGCTCGCGGTCGGCGCCGGCGGTGAGTTCCGCTCGCCGATGGCGCTCGCGGTGATCGGCGGCCTGATCTTCTCCACCATCCTGTCGCTGGTGTTCGTGCCCGCGATGTTCATGGTGATGGACGATTTCGGCGCCCTGATCTGGCGCTTCGCCAAGCGGCTGATCGTGCACAGCGAGGACGCCGAGGTCACCGGGCATCACGGAGCGGCCCCTGCAGAAGCGGGGCCGGCGCCGAAGACCATCGTGCATCCTGCGGCGGAATAG
- a CDS encoding efflux RND transporter periplasmic adaptor subunit, translating into MNLSQYLKPAGTVVFVVALGVGYYLFEHRKRPEPKETQSEALVIVTKSTNACFSDLVRVTGFFVPRREAVVIADQEGSKVTDLLVTEGAIVADNQELARLTAPPQIPGQPQRPGPQGPISLKAPAPGLVTEVRTIVGAPASPQAGPMFRIAVNNEIELDAQVPAVHMPKLNSGATVRISRDDAPDLIGRVRLVAPEIDRATQLGRVRISVTNNPSLKVGVFARASIDAKRSCGVSIPKTAIDHLTIQVVKGNTIETRKVRVGLSSDSATEILEGLDVGEIVVADAGSSLHDGDQIKTMFADELDRTRVR; encoded by the coding sequence ATGAATCTCTCCCAATATCTCAAGCCCGCCGGAACCGTGGTGTTCGTCGTCGCGCTCGGCGTCGGCTATTACCTGTTCGAGCATCGCAAGCGCCCCGAGCCGAAGGAGACGCAAAGCGAGGCGCTCGTCATCGTGACGAAGTCGACCAATGCCTGCTTCTCCGATCTCGTGCGCGTGACCGGATTCTTCGTGCCGCGACGCGAGGCCGTGGTCATCGCCGACCAGGAAGGCTCCAAGGTCACCGACCTCCTGGTTACCGAGGGCGCAATCGTCGCCGACAATCAGGAACTGGCGCGCCTCACCGCGCCGCCGCAGATCCCGGGCCAGCCGCAGCGACCCGGCCCGCAAGGTCCGATTTCGCTGAAGGCGCCTGCGCCGGGCCTCGTCACCGAAGTCCGCACCATCGTCGGCGCGCCGGCCTCGCCGCAGGCCGGCCCGATGTTCCGCATCGCCGTCAACAACGAGATCGAGCTCGATGCCCAGGTCCCGGCGGTGCACATGCCCAAGCTCAATTCCGGCGCCACCGTGCGCATCAGCCGCGACGACGCACCCGACCTGATCGGCCGGGTCCGGCTGGTCGCGCCCGAGATCGACCGCGCCACGCAGCTCGGCCGCGTCCGCATCAGCGTCACCAACAATCCCTCGCTGAAGGTCGGCGTGTTCGCGCGCGCCTCGATCGACGCCAAGCGAAGCTGCGGCGTCTCGATCCCCAAGACCGCGATCGACCATCTCACCATTCAGGTCGTCAAGGGCAACACGATCGAGACGCGCAAGGTGCGGGTCGGACTGTCGTCCGACAGCGCCACCGAAATTCTGGAAGGCCTCGACGTCGGCGAAATCGTCGTGGCCGACGCCGGTTCGTCCCTCCACGACGGCGACCAGATCAAGACCATGTTCGCCGATGAACTCGATCGCACGCGGGTACGCTGA
- a CDS encoding OmpA family protein, which translates to MKSVAKGLTAILSVITLAVTLGAALSLPASSAYAGEESNSKNVTEDDIVRALAPAQKKPLTRGLSIAPQADPAPNAAETKLIQSVRGRSTRSLSSTEREEIASVAKDKPNIDLEITFDYNSANISAKSMPSVQALGRALTSPDLKGSTFVVAGHTDAAGGEAYNQDLSERRADAIKRYLVDKYSISATDLVTVGYGKSKLKDPSQPMAEANRRVQVVNMENKTTASK; encoded by the coding sequence ATGAAATCGGTTGCAAAGGGACTTACCGCGATCCTGTCCGTCATCACTCTTGCTGTAACTCTTGGCGCCGCCCTGTCGCTGCCGGCCTCGTCCGCCTACGCGGGCGAGGAAAGCAACAGCAAGAACGTCACCGAGGACGACATCGTCCGCGCATTGGCGCCGGCGCAGAAGAAACCCCTGACCCGCGGCCTCTCGATCGCCCCGCAGGCCGACCCCGCACCGAACGCGGCGGAGACCAAGCTGATCCAGTCCGTGCGCGGCCGCTCGACGCGTTCGCTGTCGTCGACCGAGCGCGAGGAGATCGCCTCGGTCGCCAAGGACAAGCCGAACATCGATCTCGAAATCACCTTCGACTACAACTCGGCCAATATCAGCGCCAAGTCGATGCCCTCAGTGCAGGCGCTCGGCCGCGCGCTGACCAGCCCCGACCTCAAGGGCTCGACCTTCGTGGTTGCCGGCCACACCGACGCCGCCGGCGGCGAAGCCTACAACCAGGACCTGTCGGAACGTCGCGCGGATGCGATCAAGCGCTACCTCGTCGACAAGTACAGCATCTCCGCGACCGACCTCGTCACCGTCGGCTACGGCAAGAGCAAGCTGAAGGACCCGAGCCAGCCGATGGCGGAGGCCAACCGCCGCGTGCAGGTCGTCAATATGGAAAACAAGACCACCGCATCGAAGTGA
- a CDS encoding caspase family protein translates to MKIRFFFLLPLLVSLVPTAPSLAAGDRFALVIGNAKYPDADAPLKEPINDARDVADELKRDGFAVEIGENLTGDGMRRAFDKLYAKVKPGSVALVFFSGFGIQSARQSYMLPIDAQIWTESDVRRDGFSLETVLGELNTRGAGVKIALIDASRRNPFERRFRSFSAGLTPVIAPNGTLVMYSAALASVVSDAGGDHSLFVQELLKEIRVPDLMAEETLNRTKMGVTRASRGEQVPWISSSLAEDFSFSPGAGGSRPAPSASPAPPAPPPVVANNPPPAPPAPPPPPPKPADTAAAPAPPAPPAPTPKPQVEAALPPPPPPPPVKPIDTAPAPSTDSGPSAAALADDPTIKSLTTKIATNPDDVNALYRRGQVYASKGAYNLAIKDFDDTLRINSKDVEALNNRCWTRTVVGDLQGALKDCNEALRLRPNFVDALDSRGLVNLKSGAVKNAIADFDAALKINPRLTSSLYGRGLAKQRNGSAQEGALDIANAKAMDPNIVQEFASYGVR, encoded by the coding sequence ATGAAAATTCGCTTCTTTTTTCTTCTGCCCTTGCTCGTCTCGCTCGTCCCGACTGCCCCCTCGCTTGCGGCCGGTGACCGTTTTGCGCTGGTCATCGGCAATGCCAAATATCCGGACGCGGATGCCCCGCTGAAGGAACCGATCAACGATGCGCGCGACGTCGCCGACGAGCTCAAGCGCGACGGCTTTGCGGTCGAGATCGGCGAGAATCTGACCGGCGACGGCATGCGCCGCGCCTTCGACAAGCTCTACGCCAAGGTCAAGCCGGGTTCGGTGGCGCTGGTGTTCTTCAGCGGCTTCGGCATCCAGTCGGCACGCCAGAGCTACATGCTGCCGATCGATGCGCAGATCTGGACCGAATCCGACGTGCGCCGCGATGGGTTCAGCCTCGAGACGGTCCTCGGCGAGCTCAACACCCGCGGCGCCGGCGTCAAGATCGCGCTGATCGACGCCTCCAGGCGCAATCCGTTCGAGCGCCGGTTCCGCAGCTTCTCGGCCGGCCTGACCCCGGTCATCGCGCCGAACGGCACGCTGGTGATGTATTCGGCGGCGCTGGCCTCGGTGGTCTCGGACGCCGGCGGCGATCACAGCCTGTTCGTCCAGGAGCTGCTGAAGGAAATCCGCGTTCCCGACCTGATGGCCGAGGAGACGCTAAACCGCACCAAGATGGGCGTCACCAGGGCGTCGCGCGGCGAGCAGGTGCCGTGGATATCCTCTTCATTGGCCGAGGATTTCTCGTTCAGTCCGGGAGCCGGCGGATCGCGTCCGGCACCGAGCGCGTCGCCCGCGCCCCCCGCTCCGCCGCCGGTCGTCGCCAACAACCCGCCACCGGCACCGCCCGCCCCGCCGCCTCCGCCGCCGAAGCCGGCCGACACCGCCGCGGCCCCCGCACCTCCAGCTCCGCCGGCCCCGACGCCGAAGCCGCAGGTCGAGGCTGCATTGCCCCCGCCGCCACCGCCCCCGCCGGTCAAACCGATCGATACCGCTCCGGCGCCGAGCACGGACAGCGGGCCGAGTGCTGCGGCCCTGGCCGACGATCCCACGATCAAGAGCCTGACCACCAAGATTGCGACCAATCCGGATGACGTGAACGCGCTGTACCGGCGCGGCCAGGTCTATGCCAGCAAGGGCGCCTACAATCTCGCCATCAAGGATTTCGACGACACCCTCCGGATCAATTCGAAGGATGTCGAGGCGCTGAACAACCGTTGCTGGACCCGCACCGTTGTCGGCGATCTCCAGGGCGCGCTGAAGGATTGCAACGAAGCGCTGCGGTTGCGGCCGAACTTCGTCGATGCGCTGGACAGCCGGGGGCTCGTCAACCTCAAGTCGGGCGCGGTCAAGAACGCCATCGCCGATTTCGACGCGGCCCTGAAGATCAATCCGCGCCTGACCTCCTCGCTCTACGGACGCGGCCTCGCCAAGCAGCGCAACGGCTCCGCCCAGGAAGGGGCGCTCGATATCGCCAATGCCAAGGCGATGGATCCGAACATCGTTCAGGAATTCGCAAGCTACGGAGTGCGCTAG
- a CDS encoding N-acyl homoserine lactonase family protein translates to MGNAYEIYALRYATMSPRTPSMNFLAPDPHDSAAQDLDYFVWLIRGGGRDILVDTGFNAEEASARARKLTLNPVDALERFGVAASNIRDVIVTHLHYDHAGNLDRFANARFHLQEREMAYATGRCMCNGLLRHPFSVEHVTQMVRHVYGERVTFYSGDGEVAPGVTVHRVGGHSDGLQVVKVETARGPVVLASDAAHYYANLQRRSPFPIVYNVGDMAVGWETIERLAGHPDRFIPGHDPIVTEIYPRASDKVDAWALHLPPSRSFAK, encoded by the coding sequence ATGGGAAACGCCTACGAGATCTACGCCCTGCGCTATGCGACCATGTCGCCGCGCACCCCCAGCATGAACTTCCTGGCGCCCGATCCGCATGACAGCGCGGCGCAGGACCTCGACTATTTCGTCTGGCTGATCCGCGGGGGCGGCCGCGACATCCTGGTCGACACCGGCTTCAATGCCGAGGAGGCGAGCGCGCGGGCGCGCAAGCTGACGCTCAATCCGGTCGACGCGCTGGAGCGCTTTGGCGTCGCGGCGTCAAACATCCGCGACGTCATCGTGACGCATCTGCATTATGACCATGCCGGCAATCTCGATCGCTTTGCGAATGCGCGCTTCCATCTCCAGGAGCGCGAGATGGCCTATGCGACGGGACGCTGCATGTGCAACGGCCTGCTGCGACATCCGTTCTCGGTCGAGCACGTCACGCAGATGGTGCGCCATGTCTATGGCGAGCGCGTCACTTTCTATTCGGGCGACGGCGAGGTCGCGCCCGGCGTCACCGTGCACCGTGTCGGCGGCCATTCCGACGGCTTGCAGGTAGTCAAGGTCGAAACCGCGCGAGGACCGGTGGTGCTGGCGTCCGATGCCGCGCATTACTACGCCAATCTGCAGCGCCGCAGCCCGTTCCCGATCGTCTACAATGTCGGCGACATGGCGGTGGGTTGGGAGACGATCGAGCGCCTCGCCGGCCATCCCGATCGGTTCATCCCCGGCCACGACCCGATCGTGACCGAGATCTATCCGCGGGCCAGCGACAAGGTCGATGCCTGGGCGCTGCATTTGCCGCCGTCGCGGTCGTTTGCGAAATAG
- a CDS encoding MarR family winged helix-turn-helix transcriptional regulator: MARTSGDIAVKTREADEASGRRKARLDLFKFVPFRLNRLAAEVSSALSVEYQDRHGLDIPAWRVIATLGFRNDACSAQYIAQCTRTHKSTISRAVTTLLNEDLIERVENEADRREFRLQLTMKGRALYEKLFPQLLRREDEILACLSAQERKQLSMLLGKIEQSLDLIQTSEEADAKQAY, translated from the coding sequence TTGGCGAGGACATCTGGCGATATCGCAGTGAAGACGCGCGAGGCCGATGAGGCCTCAGGCCGGCGAAAGGCCCGACTCGATCTGTTCAAGTTCGTGCCGTTTCGCCTCAACCGGCTCGCAGCCGAAGTCAGTTCCGCCCTCTCGGTCGAATATCAGGACCGGCATGGCCTCGACATCCCGGCCTGGCGCGTGATCGCCACGCTCGGGTTCCGCAACGATGCCTGCAGCGCGCAGTACATCGCGCAATGCACCCGCACGCACAAATCCACTATCAGCCGCGCGGTGACCACGCTGCTCAACGAGGATCTGATCGAGCGGGTCGAGAACGAAGCCGACCGCCGCGAATTCCGTCTGCAACTGACGATGAAGGGCCGCGCGCTCTACGAGAAGCTGTTCCCGCAATTGCTGCGGCGTGAAGACGAGATCCTCGCCTGTCTCTCCGCGCAGGAGCGCAAGCAGCTCTCGATGCTGCTCGGCAAGATCGAGCAGAGCCTCGATCTGATCCAGACCAGCGAAGAGGCCGACGCGAAGCAGGCGTATTAG
- a CDS encoding FAD-dependent oxidoreductase, protein MAQANPHQAKAQFGYRRHPDQDRDGQGTAEHAVVIVGAGPVGLSLAIDLAQRGQRVVLLDDADRIGEGSRAICFSKRSLEYWDRLGVGDRMVAKGVVWSVGRIFHGDSQLYQFNLLPEDGHKRPAFINLQQYYAEAYLVDRVSDLPEIDLRWRNKVTALEQRNDSVALTIETPEGAYRLHAQYVVACDGARSSLRQMVGAEFAGQVFEDQFLIADVKMTAEFPTERWFWFDPPFHAGRSALLHRQPDDVWRIDLQLNRYADPVVEKKPENVRPRIARMLGHDKFEFEWISLYKFQCRRMDRFIHGRVLFAGDSAHQVSPFGARGANSGLEDAENLSWKLDRVLRGISPARLLESYHAERSMAADENIRESTRSTDFMAPNSHQEARLRKAVLSLAKETEFGKRMVNGGRLSVPCSYDSPLSSPDADVWDGGPPPGCSMLDAPVAEQTYLTDAFRKGGTDFTLLSFSNGRAIDVPDGVKTIRIGGEGGLADPTGLVAKRYDAAPGTAYLLRPDGYVAARFRHPTGEAIAAALSQAQGLN, encoded by the coding sequence ATGGCGCAGGCCAATCCGCATCAAGCCAAAGCCCAGTTCGGCTATCGCCGCCATCCCGACCAGGACCGCGACGGCCAAGGCACCGCCGAGCATGCGGTCGTCATTGTCGGCGCCGGCCCGGTCGGGCTGTCGCTGGCGATTGATCTCGCCCAGCGCGGCCAGCGCGTCGTTCTTCTGGATGACGCCGACCGCATCGGCGAGGGCTCCCGTGCGATCTGCTTCTCGAAACGGTCGCTGGAATATTGGGACCGGCTCGGCGTCGGTGACCGCATGGTCGCCAAGGGCGTGGTGTGGAGCGTCGGCCGCATCTTTCATGGCGACTCGCAGCTTTATCAGTTCAACCTGCTGCCCGAAGACGGCCACAAGCGGCCTGCCTTCATCAACCTCCAGCAATATTACGCCGAGGCCTATCTGGTGGATCGCGTCAGCGATCTTCCGGAGATCGACCTGCGCTGGCGCAACAAGGTGACGGCGCTGGAGCAGCGCAACGATTCGGTGGCGCTGACGATCGAAACGCCGGAGGGCGCCTATCGTCTGCACGCGCAATATGTCGTCGCCTGCGACGGCGCACGGTCCTCGCTGCGTCAGATGGTCGGCGCCGAATTCGCGGGCCAAGTGTTCGAGGATCAGTTCCTGATCGCCGACGTCAAGATGACGGCGGAATTCCCGACCGAGCGCTGGTTCTGGTTCGATCCGCCGTTCCATGCCGGCCGCTCCGCGCTGCTGCATCGGCAGCCCGACGACGTCTGGCGCATTGACCTCCAGCTCAATCGTTACGCTGATCCCGTGGTCGAGAAGAAGCCTGAGAACGTGCGGCCGCGGATCGCGCGCATGCTCGGTCACGACAAGTTCGAGTTCGAATGGATCTCGCTCTATAAATTCCAGTGCCGGCGGATGGATCGTTTTATCCATGGCCGCGTGCTCTTCGCCGGAGATTCCGCGCATCAGGTCTCGCCGTTCGGTGCCCGCGGCGCTAATTCCGGGCTCGAGGACGCCGAAAATCTGTCCTGGAAGCTCGACCGTGTGCTGCGCGGCATTTCGCCCGCGCGCCTGCTCGAAAGCTACCATGCCGAGCGCAGCATGGCGGCTGACGAGAACATCCGCGAATCCACCCGTTCGACCGATTTCATGGCGCCGAACTCGCATCAGGAAGCGCGGCTGCGCAAGGCGGTGCTGTCGCTCGCCAAGGAGACCGAGTTCGGCAAGCGCATGGTCAATGGCGGCCGGCTGTCGGTGCCGTGCAGCTACGATTCGCCGCTGTCGTCGCCGGATGCCGATGTGTGGGACGGCGGGCCGCCTCCCGGCTGCTCCATGCTCGACGCGCCGGTTGCCGAGCAGACCTACCTCACGGATGCCTTCCGCAAGGGCGGAACGGATTTCACCTTGCTCTCGTTCAGCAATGGCAGAGCGATTGATGTGCCCGATGGCGTCAAGACCATTCGTATCGGCGGCGAAGGCGGGCTTGCCGATCCCACGGGCCTTGTTGCAAAGCGCTATGACGCCGCGCCCGGCACCGCCTATCTGCTCAGGCCCGACGGCTATGTCGCCGCGCGCTTCCGTCATCCGACCGGCGAGGCGATTGCAGCGGCGTTGTCGCAGGCCCAGGGTCTCAATTGA
- a CDS encoding DUF2783 domain-containing protein — MPLSTSSNFARPDDAFRAIVEAHRGLSDEQSADFDAALVLILANHIGDIDVLREAIGLAKRRMIDGQQQQQQQQ, encoded by the coding sequence ATGCCGTTGTCCACCAGCTCCAATTTCGCGCGCCCCGACGATGCCTTTCGCGCCATCGTCGAAGCGCATCGCGGCCTCAGCGACGAGCAGAGCGCCGATTTCGATGCGGCGCTGGTGCTGATCCTCGCCAACCATATCGGCGACATCGACGTGCTGCGCGAGGCGATCGGGCTCGCGAAGCGCCGCATGATCGACGGCCAGCAGCAACAACAGCAGCAGCAATAA
- a CDS encoding MBL fold metallo-hydrolase, translated as MAKNFASTGDLAEKKITFSEIGTDLYAFTAEGDPNTAVIVGEDGCLVFDAQATPAMANKVIERVKAVTDKPIKYVVLSHYHAVRVLGASAYHAQGIVASQETYRLIEERGKQDWDSEYGRFPRLFQDAQSIPGLTWPTLTFEGEMSIYLGKREVRLMQLGAGHTSGDIVAWVPDAEVMFSGDLIEYHSACYCGDAHLREWPLTLNEIRNFNPKAIAPGRGDALKGTATVREAIAMTRDFVTSLYGAAEISVAKGRSLKESMAATREVMDPKFHSFAIYEHCLPFNVSRAYDEASGIDDPVIWTDKRDQEMWAALQGGG; from the coding sequence ATGGCGAAGAACTTCGCATCCACCGGCGATCTCGCCGAAAAGAAGATCACCTTCTCCGAGATCGGCACCGATCTCTATGCTTTCACCGCCGAGGGCGATCCGAACACCGCCGTGATCGTCGGCGAGGACGGCTGCCTGGTGTTCGACGCGCAGGCGACGCCGGCGATGGCGAACAAGGTGATCGAGCGCGTCAAGGCCGTCACCGACAAGCCGATCAAATATGTCGTGCTGTCGCATTATCACGCCGTCCGCGTGCTCGGGGCCTCCGCCTATCACGCGCAAGGCATCGTCGCCTCGCAGGAGACCTATCGGCTGATCGAGGAGCGCGGCAAGCAGGATTGGGATTCCGAATATGGCCGCTTCCCGCGCCTGTTCCAGGATGCGCAGAGCATCCCCGGCCTGACCTGGCCGACGCTGACCTTCGAAGGCGAGATGTCGATCTATCTCGGCAAGCGCGAGGTGCGGCTGATGCAGTTGGGGGCCGGCCACACCTCGGGCGACATCGTCGCCTGGGTGCCGGATGCCGAAGTCATGTTCTCCGGCGACCTCATCGAATATCACTCGGCCTGCTATTGCGGCGATGCGCATCTACGCGAATGGCCGCTGACGCTGAACGAGATACGTAATTTCAATCCCAAGGCGATCGCGCCGGGGCGCGGCGACGCGCTGAAGGGCACCGCGACGGTACGCGAGGCCATTGCGATGACGCGCGACTTCGTCACCTCGCTCTATGGCGCCGCCGAAATCTCGGTCGCCAAGGGCCGCAGCTTGAAGGAATCGATGGCGGCGACGCGCGAGGTGATGGATCCGAAATTCCACAGCTTCGCCATCTACGAGCACTGCCTTCCGTTCAACGTGTCGCGCGCCTATGACGAGGCGTCGGGGATCGACGATCCCGTGATCTGGACCGACAAGCGCGACCAGGAGATGTGGGCCGCCCTGCAAGGAGGAGGATAG